A window from gamma proteobacterium SS-5 encodes these proteins:
- the waaA gene encoding lipid IV(A) 3-deoxy-D-manno-octulosonic acid transferase, with amino-acid sequence MNFRTYNSILRLATPMIFLRLLWRSRKNPVYRQKWRQRLGHCPITMIPGCLWIHAVSVGEAQAAEPLVRQLLQRYPEREILLTTTTPTGADHVLKLYGERVHHCYFPIDLPRAVGRFLDRVQPGLLLLMETEIWPNLLQTCRKRGIPSLLANARLSEKSARRYAKAGDLTQQVFGWIDCIAAQSEADAARFRGLGVAPQRVQVTGSLKFDLNLPASLYEQAEVLRRGFGQQRPVWVAASTRDGEEALILQAQHDLLQHLPHALLILVPRHPERFDAVESLCRQRGFVVQRRSRQPQCQADCQVYLGDSMGELPLLLAAADAAFVGGSLVPLGGHNVLEAAVLGKPVCFGPHMFNFAAISQLLLDAGAASRVQGPGELAELMARWLSDASLREQLGERGRAVVEANRGAGQRLLGLIAELLGSKPNQ; translated from the coding sequence ATGAATTTTCGCACCTATAACAGCATCCTGCGCCTGGCCACGCCGATGATCTTTCTGCGCCTGCTCTGGCGCAGCCGCAAGAATCCGGTGTATCGGCAGAAATGGCGCCAACGGCTGGGCCATTGCCCGATCACCATGATCCCCGGTTGTCTGTGGATCCACGCCGTCTCCGTGGGCGAGGCCCAGGCCGCCGAGCCCCTGGTGCGCCAGTTGCTGCAGCGCTACCCCGAGCGGGAGATATTACTCACCACCACCACCCCCACCGGGGCCGATCACGTCCTCAAGCTGTACGGCGAGCGGGTCCATCACTGCTATTTCCCCATCGACCTGCCCCGTGCCGTAGGTCGCTTTCTCGACCGGGTGCAACCTGGCCTGCTGCTGCTGATGGAGACCGAGATCTGGCCCAACCTGCTACAGACCTGCCGTAAGCGCGGCATCCCCAGCCTGCTGGCCAATGCCCGTTTGTCGGAGAAGTCTGCCCGCCGCTATGCCAAGGCCGGTGACCTGACCCAGCAGGTGTTCGGCTGGATCGACTGTATCGCCGCCCAATCCGAGGCCGATGCGGCCCGCTTCCGCGGTCTCGGCGTTGCGCCGCAGCGGGTGCAGGTCACCGGCAGCCTGAAGTTCGATCTCAACCTGCCCGCCAGCCTCTACGAACAGGCCGAGGTACTGCGCCGGGGCTTTGGCCAGCAACGGCCGGTGTGGGTGGCGGCCAGCACCCGTGACGGCGAGGAGGCGCTGATCCTGCAGGCCCAGCACGACCTGTTGCAGCACCTGCCCCATGCCCTGCTGATCCTGGTGCCACGCCACCCGGAGCGCTTCGACGCGGTGGAATCCCTCTGTCGGCAGAGGGGTTTTGTGGTCCAGCGGCGCTCGCGCCAGCCCCAATGTCAGGCCGATTGCCAGGTCTATCTGGGCGACAGCATGGGCGAGCTGCCCCTGCTGCTGGCGGCGGCCGATGCCGCCTTTGTCGGCGGCAGCCTGGTGCCCCTGGGTGGGCACAACGTGCTGGAGGCGGCGGTACTGGGCAAACCGGTATGTTTTGGCCCGCACATGTTCAACTTTGCCGCCATCAGCCAACTGCTGCTGGATGCCGGTGCCGCAAGCAGGGTACAAGGCCCCGGCGAACTGGCCGAGCTGATGGCCAGGTGGCTGAGCGATGCCAGCCTGCGCGAACAGCTGGGCGAGCGCGGTAGGGCGGTGGTAGAGGCCAACCGCGGGGCCGGCCAGCGGTTGCTGGGGCTGATCGCTGAGTTACTGGGGTCCAAACCCAACCAATAG
- the pgl gene encoding 6-phosphogluconolactonase, with amino-acid sequence MLIQTHSQQLIATAENWWVDCALAALDWRGRFDVALSGGRTPRRLYQRLARNRLLRGHWGQIGLWFGDERAVPPAHADSNYRMVLEAGLNPELGVQLERIPGELEPTLAAERYAKQLGSLPQRGGWPLFDLVMLGMGADGHIASLFPGSANLAEGDKPVSACPVAALDSWRISLTLPVIANARRILVLVAGADKAEMLQRVLHKGDPAYPASQIARLDQADWLVALDDKGPNA; translated from the coding sequence ATGCTGATTCAAACCCACTCGCAACAACTGATTGCCACCGCCGAAAATTGGTGGGTGGACTGCGCCTTGGCCGCTCTCGATTGGCGTGGCCGCTTTGATGTCGCCCTCTCCGGTGGCCGTACCCCGCGTCGGCTGTATCAACGCCTGGCGCGCAATCGCCTGCTGCGCGGTCACTGGGGGCAGATCGGCCTCTGGTTTGGTGATGAACGGGCTGTGCCGCCAGCACATGCCGACAGCAACTACCGCATGGTGCTAGAGGCCGGTCTGAATCCCGAGCTGGGCGTGCAGCTGGAGCGCATACCCGGCGAGCTGGAGCCGACCCTGGCCGCCGAGCGCTATGCCAAACAATTGGGCAGCCTGCCCCAGCGCGGTGGCTGGCCGCTGTTTGATCTGGTCATGCTGGGCATGGGGGCGGACGGCCATATCGCCTCCCTGTTCCCCGGCTCGGCCAATCTGGCGGAAGGGGACAAGCCGGTCTCGGCCTGCCCTGTGGCCGCGCTGGATAGCTGGCGTATCAGCCTGACCCTGCCGGTGATCGCCAATGCCCGCCGCATCCTGGTCCTGGTGGCCGGGGCAGACAAGGCCGAAATGCTCCAGCGGGTGCTGCACAAAGGGGACCCGGCCTACCCGGCAAGCCAGATAGCCCGCCTGGATCAGGCCGACTGGCTGGTGGCCCTGGATGACAAGGGGCCGAATGCCTGA
- a CDS encoding saccharopine dehydrogenase family protein: MSSVLIIGAGGVGRVVAHKCAQLPEVFSCICLASRTQSKCEQIAEEIQQKTGRRIDTAQVDADQVPELVALIQRVKPELVINVALPYQDLTIMDACLETGVHYLDTANYEPLDEAKFEYKWQWAYQERFEKAGLMALLGSGFDPGVTNVFTAYLMKHHFDQIDYLDILDCNGGDHGYAFATNFNPEINIREVTANGRYWQDGAWVETQPMEIRRKFDFDQVGEKNMYLLYHEEMESLAKHYPGIKRMRFWMTFGDAYLKHLEVFRNIGLDSIEPIEFQGQQIVPIQFLKALLPDPASLGPRTVGKTNIGVIAKGSKNGQPVQRYVYNICDHQECYRETLAQAVSYTTGVPAMIGALMMLQGHWMKPGVWNMEQFDPDPFMAALNQHGLPWVDVENDIDIDSLPE; encoded by the coding sequence ATGAGCAGCGTCTTGATCATTGGTGCCGGTGGCGTTGGTCGGGTGGTGGCGCACAAGTGCGCCCAGCTGCCCGAGGTGTTTTCCTGTATCTGCCTGGCCAGCCGAACCCAGTCCAAGTGCGAGCAGATCGCCGAAGAGATCCAGCAGAAGACCGGCCGCCGCATCGATACCGCCCAGGTGGACGCCGATCAGGTGCCCGAGCTGGTGGCGCTGATCCAGCGGGTCAAGCCGGAACTGGTGATCAACGTCGCCCTGCCCTATCAGGACCTGACCATCATGGATGCCTGCCTGGAAACCGGCGTGCATTATCTGGACACCGCCAACTACGAACCCCTGGATGAGGCCAAGTTCGAGTACAAATGGCAGTGGGCCTATCAGGAGCGCTTCGAGAAGGCCGGGCTGATGGCCCTGCTCGGCTCCGGCTTCGACCCCGGCGTGACCAATGTATTCACTGCCTATCTGATGAAGCATCATTTCGATCAGATTGATTACTTGGACATCCTCGACTGCAACGGCGGCGACCACGGCTACGCCTTCGCCACCAACTTCAACCCGGAGATCAACATCCGCGAGGTCACGGCCAACGGCCGCTACTGGCAGGACGGTGCCTGGGTCGAGACCCAGCCGATGGAGATCCGGCGCAAGTTCGACTTCGACCAGGTGGGCGAGAAGAACATGTACCTGCTCTACCACGAGGAGATGGAATCCCTCGCCAAGCATTACCCCGGCATCAAGCGCATGCGCTTCTGGATGACCTTTGGCGACGCCTACCTCAAGCACCTGGAGGTGTTTCGCAACATCGGCCTGGATTCCATCGAGCCCATCGAGTTCCAGGGTCAGCAGATCGTGCCCATCCAGTTCCTCAAGGCCCTGCTGCCGGACCCCGCCAGCCTCGGCCCGCGCACGGTCGGCAAGACCAACATCGGCGTCATCGCCAAGGGCAGCAAGAACGGCCAGCCGGTGCAGCGCTATGTGTATAACATCTGTGACCACCAGGAATGCTACCGGGAAACCCTTGCTCAGGCAGTGTCCTACACCACCGGTGTGCCGGCGATGATCGGCGCCCTGATGATGCTGCAGGGCCACTGGATGAAGCCCGGCGTCTGGAACATGGAGCAGTTCGACCCCGATCCCTTCATGGCCGCCCTGAACCAACACGGCCTGCCCTGGGTGGACGTCGAAAACGACATCGATATCGACAGCCTGCCTGAATAA
- the nspC gene encoding carboxynorspermidine decarboxylase, producing MPELDISQIPTPCYVLEEAKLLANLELMQRVQAESGGQIILALKGFAMWSTFPLVRQYLQGCTASSLNEALLASEEFGRQVHVYCPAYTDAEMPRLLELADHLIFNSFSQWARFKDQALAAGVSCGLRVNPQVCEVTTDMYNPCGTTSRLGITPDEFHPELLDGIEGLHFHALCESGTDSLERTLTAFEQRFGAYLPQMKWVNFGGGHLMTREGYDVELLIRLIRDFRERHGVKVYLEPGGAVAWRTGVLVASVLDVVRNNVAIAMLDTSAAAHMPDVLEMPYRPRVTGSGQPGEKAHSYRLGGNTCLAGDVVGDYSFDEPLQVGDKLVFEDMIHYTFVKNTTFNGVNLPALAIWTREGELKLVRQFGYQDFKSRLS from the coding sequence ATGCCCGAACTTGATATTTCCCAGATACCCACCCCTTGCTACGTGCTGGAGGAGGCCAAGTTGCTGGCCAATCTTGAGCTGATGCAGCGGGTGCAGGCCGAGTCCGGTGGCCAGATCATCCTGGCGCTGAAGGGCTTTGCCATGTGGAGCACCTTCCCGCTGGTGCGCCAGTACCTGCAGGGCTGTACCGCCAGCTCGCTCAACGAGGCCCTGCTGGCCAGCGAGGAGTTTGGTCGCCAGGTGCACGTCTATTGCCCGGCCTACACGGATGCCGAGATGCCCCGGCTGCTGGAGCTGGCCGATCACCTGATCTTCAACTCCTTCAGCCAGTGGGCGCGGTTCAAGGACCAGGCCCTGGCCGCCGGCGTGTCCTGTGGCCTGCGCGTCAATCCCCAGGTGTGCGAAGTTACCACCGACATGTACAACCCCTGCGGTACCACCTCGCGCCTGGGCATTACCCCGGATGAATTTCACCCCGAGCTGCTTGACGGCATTGAGGGCCTGCACTTCCACGCCCTGTGCGAAAGCGGCACCGACAGCCTGGAGCGCACCCTGACGGCCTTCGAGCAGCGCTTTGGCGCCTATCTGCCGCAGATGAAATGGGTCAACTTCGGCGGGGGTCACCTGATGACGCGAGAGGGCTACGACGTCGAGCTGCTGATTCGCCTGATCCGCGACTTCCGTGAGCGCCATGGCGTCAAGGTCTATCTGGAACCGGGTGGCGCCGTGGCCTGGCGCACCGGCGTGTTGGTGGCCTCGGTGCTGGATGTCGTGCGCAACAATGTGGCTATAGCCATGCTGGACACCTCAGCGGCGGCGCACATGCCCGATGTGTTGGAGATGCCCTACCGGCCCAGGGTCACAGGCAGCGGCCAGCCCGGCGAGAAGGCCCATAGCTACCGGCTCGGCGGCAACACCTGCCTGGCCGGTGATGTGGTCGGCGATTACAGCTTCGATGAGCCCCTGCAGGTGGGCGACAAGCTGGTATTCGAGGACATGATCCACTACACCTTCGTCAAGAACACCACCTTCAACGGCGTCAACCTGCCGGCCCTGGCCATCTGGACTCGTGAGGGCGAGCTAAAGCTGGTACGCCAATTTGGTTACCAGGACTTCAAATCCCGGCTGTCCTGA
- a CDS encoding GNAT family N-acetyltransferase, producing the protein MAKADHNKTKKPSKKIAKKKDQAHKLVLRPLLESDYPSFKLAMDAAYPTLDGAWSKEQFLSQLKHFPEGQLCIEDRGKVIAAAISLVVNYDLYGDEHSYKKITANGFLTTHDPKGDTLYGVDIFVHPDYRDLRLGRRLYEARKDLCVRLNLRRFVAGGRIPGYRKQAKEMSPAKYIELVVNKELHDPVLSFQLANGFHVRHMIKNYAPDDRDSGAAATLLEWINIHYEADSKDLNSRRNSVRVGTVQWQMRPAASFTDLMQQVEYFVDTIAGYKSDFVLFPEFFNFPLMVQFNQENPAQSIRDLASYTDQLRDEMLRLALEYNINIIAGSMPEYENQVLRNVSYLLRRDGTWDRQYKLHITPDEFGYWGLRGGEGLRVLETDAGRIGILICYDVEFPELGRLLAEQELQILFVPYWTDTKNAYERVRRCAQARAIENECYVVITGSVGNLPNVENMDIQYSQAAVFTPSDYSFPHDAIAAEATPNTEMSLIADLDLHKLQLMHHTGSVRNLRDRRQDLYRVQWLKE; encoded by the coding sequence ATGGCCAAAGCCGACCACAACAAAACCAAAAAACCGTCAAAAAAAATCGCCAAGAAAAAGGACCAGGCGCATAAGCTGGTCCTGCGGCCCTTGCTGGAGTCTGACTACCCCAGCTTCAAGCTGGCCATGGACGCCGCCTATCCAACCCTGGACGGTGCCTGGAGCAAGGAGCAGTTTCTCTCCCAGCTCAAGCACTTCCCCGAGGGCCAGCTGTGCATCGAGGACCGGGGCAAGGTGATTGCCGCCGCCATCAGCCTGGTGGTGAACTATGACCTGTACGGCGATGAGCACAGCTACAAGAAGATCACCGCCAACGGCTTTCTCACCACCCACGACCCCAAGGGCGATACCCTCTATGGCGTGGATATCTTCGTCCACCCCGATTACCGCGACCTGCGCCTGGGTCGCCGCCTGTACGAGGCGCGCAAGGATCTGTGCGTGCGCCTGAATCTGCGTCGCTTCGTCGCCGGCGGCCGCATTCCCGGTTACCGCAAGCAGGCCAAGGAGATGAGCCCGGCCAAATACATCGAGCTGGTGGTGAACAAGGAGCTGCACGACCCGGTGCTCAGCTTTCAGCTGGCCAACGGCTTTCATGTGCGCCACATGATCAAGAACTACGCCCCGGACGACCGCGACTCCGGTGCCGCCGCCACCCTGCTGGAATGGATCAACATCCACTATGAGGCCGACAGCAAGGACCTCAACAGCCGCCGCAACTCGGTGCGGGTAGGCACGGTGCAATGGCAGATGCGCCCGGCCGCCAGCTTCACCGACCTGATGCAGCAGGTGGAATACTTCGTTGACACCATTGCCGGCTACAAGTCCGATTTTGTGCTGTTTCCCGAATTCTTCAACTTCCCGCTGATGGTGCAGTTCAACCAGGAAAACCCGGCCCAATCCATCCGCGACCTGGCCAGCTACACCGATCAGCTACGCGACGAAATGCTGCGCCTGGCCCTGGAGTACAACATCAACATCATCGCCGGCAGCATGCCCGAGTACGAAAACCAGGTGCTGCGCAACGTCTCCTACCTGCTGCGCCGTGATGGCACCTGGGATAGGCAGTACAAGCTGCACATCACCCCGGACGAGTTCGGCTATTGGGGCCTGCGCGGTGGCGAGGGGCTGCGGGTGCTCGAAACCGATGCCGGGCGCATCGGCATCCTCATCTGCTATGACGTGGAGTTCCCGGAGCTTGGTCGCCTGCTGGCGGAGCAGGAGCTGCAGATCCTGTTCGTACCCTACTGGACCGACACCAAGAACGCCTACGAGCGGGTGCGCCGCTGCGCCCAGGCCCGCGCTATTGAGAACGAGTGCTATGTGGTCATCACCGGCAGCGTGGGCAACCTGCCCAATGTGGAGAACATGGACATACAGTACTCCCAGGCGGCGGTATTCACCCCCTCGGACTACAGCTTTCCGCACGATGCCATTGCCGCCGAGGCCACCCCCAACACCGAGATGAGCCTGATCGCCGATCTGGACCTGCACAAGCTGCAACTGATGCACCACACCGGCAGTGTGCGTAACCTGCGCGACCGCCGCCAGGACCTGTATCGCGTACAATGGCTGAAAGAATAG